A region of the Bacteroidales bacterium genome:
ATGATGTCCAAGCACTATCTTGTACTTAGCCTTACTACTTGCAAGTGCGTTGTCCAACCATTTTAGTTGAGCATCCCTATCTTGCTTACAAGCGTCGGGATATTCTCCCGGATTGTTGCGATACTTGTCTATAATTGGTGGCGTGTCAATATAAAACATGTCAATTGTGACTCCCTCGTGCGTGTAGCTTTTGCTATAGTAGCGAGCGGGAACCTCCCATCGGCGACTTACCTGCGAATAATCAATAATAGCCTGCGTGTTGCCCCGATACTCATGGTTTCCAAGGGTAATATGCCATGGAATTTGTAGCTCAGGGTGGGTGTACATCTCCTCAAAACAACTGATAAAAATGTGGTCATTAACACTTTGAACACCCAAATAGTGAAAAATGTCGCCTGTTACAGCAATAAACTCAGCATCAGCTGCATCTGCCACATCACCCATTACATAGCCCATTTCACGCTGCCCAAAATGTCCATAACGATTCATGTCCGTAGCAATAAGGAAAGTAAAACGGTCTTCGGTAAGCTTCTTAAGCGTATCGAGCGCAGTAACAGGAGTAAAATCATCGTACTGAGTGAAAGCCTGCATCACCGGTTGGGTAGCTACACCACGCGATTTCTGTGCTGTAGCTACGTTTACGGCAAATACTGAAACTGACAGAAGTAATAAAAATTGAATTAATCTGACTTTTTTCATTTCGTTATGTTGTTTTTATATCTCTAAGTTAAACGTAAAAAGTTTTTAAAAATTCCATTTTAACCCAAGAATAAACGATGGTAAATAATATTCGATCTGCATCAAGCGGTCACTTTGTCCTTGGTAGTAGTAGAGAGGCTGATTAAGCAAATTGTTTGCCTGTGCGTAAATTTGTATACCTTTAGGAAGATTTACAGAGGCATTCACATCAAGAAAACTTTGTGTGCCGTAGTAGCGATCTTCAAAGGAACTTCCACCCAACTCATCAAGATAGTCATTAGTGAAGTTGAAAGACACACGCACTGAAACAAGCTTATCCTCATATGCAAGCGATGCATTAATGGTGTGAGGAGCTGTTCCCGGCAAAGGCATATCTTCGCGCACTTCGCCATCTTCATTGGTTATACCATTGGCAATAGAGTGTGTATAAGTGTAATTTGCGTTAACTACAAGATTACGTAAAATCCACGGTAGGAACTCGAGTTTGTGAGTATATGATACCTCTAAACCATACAGGTCTACATTGTCGCCATTGCGATATTGGCTATATCTCCATGTAACGCTATCTGCAATAGGATTGGTCAATTCTGGGAAATCCTGAGCAAAATGATTACGAGAATAGGCTTCGGTAGCGTATTTGTAAATAAAATTATTTAACCTCTTATAAAAAAATCCGCACGAGATTTGACTGATACCCGCTGGGTAGTAACTTGCAATTAGGTCATAGTTGTAAGCATAAGTGCTTTTAAGATGAGCATTACCGGTGCTTATCTCTTCGTCGTCACTGTTAATAAGTGTATATGGAACAAGCCAATAGTAGTTAGGACGAGCAATAGAGGTGCTAAATGCTCCGCGAAGTGTAAATTTTTGGGTTGGCTGATATCTGAAAGTTAGGTTTGGGAACCAATTTGTGTAACTATTGCGGTCGCGCACATCTTCTCCCTTTGTGTCGTCTATGAGCGTATGTCCTAGATAGTCAATTTTTGTATGTTCCATGCGCACACCTGTAATGATTACAAAATCCTTTGTAATATTCTGATCCCAACGTACAAAGGCTGCATAAATATCTTCTCGTGCGTTATAATTTCCTGCATAATACTCTGCAAGAACATCTTCTGGCTTGTAAAGTGAAGTGTCGCTCAGAGGAATTTGACCAAGAAACTCATGAGAAGCAAAACGTCCGGGTACATAACCTCTTCCTCCAAGAAAACGTTCGTCATCATAATAATTGGTAGGAATAGCATTAAATAGATATTGGTTTGCATCACCTAAGAACTCATATGCGAAATAGTTATTATCACGCACTTTCTCTTTAAATCGCAATTTTGTACCGAAACGTAGTCGTCCTTTTTGCTCTTTAATTATGCTAAGAGGTGCGCGGAAATGAAGTTTCGCGGTGTACTCATCTTCGTGTGTGTGCTGTTTCTCTTCAGCTACTTCGTCAAACGAATAGCCATCATCAGTTTCGTCTAACGTGTTGATTTTGGGGAACATACCATCTGAAAGATCTTGTGTAAAGTTGTGCTTTTTACTTTTATAAGTAATATACCGTTCATTAGGACGATCCTCTGAAGCCCGAGCAAAGCTACCCGACCATCTTGCTTCAAGCCATGGGGCTAAAAGGTGTTCACCGCCCATTCCCACGCTCAACACTCTTTGATCCTCAAGACGACGGTTCTTGTTTCGATCGTTGTCGATACCTCCCTTAGTTTGTCTGTCAAGTTCACCCTTGTAACCAATGATACTGTTATCTACAGAATCATAGACAGGTGACATTTTACGTTGGCGATGACGAAAACGATTTTCGCGGTCGTCTCTCCAGTTATACATTGTGTTAAATTCAATTTTATGCTCAGGGTTAAAAACGTAGTCTAAATTAAGCGAACCACTTCTACGGATACGTTGCACGTCGTACTTACGTATTTCGAACTGTTTAATATAAGCGTTATCAAATTTGTCTTTCGCCCATTCAGCTTCAATGTTATCTGAACCATAGTCTTTATCTTGATAACTTAGTGAAAGTACAGCTCCAAGACGGTCATTGAAATAGCGGTCGCCATAAACCAACCCTCCAACATAGGTCATTCCCTGGCGGATTGGGTTGTAACCAGTGGCAAGATTGGCAGAGATTACGCGCTTTTTGGGAGCAGCCTTGGTTACTAAATTCACAGAACCTCCAATGGCATCAGCTTCCATATCTGGCAGCAAGGTTTTGTTTACTTCAATGGTAGAAATCATGTCGCTCGGAATAAGGTCCATTTGCACATTACGATTGTCGCCTTCGGCACTTGGCACACGTCCGCCGTTGAGTGTTACTGAGTTCAGAGCAGCTGAAAGCCCGCGCACCACAATGTTTCGAGCCTCTCCTTGATCAGCCTGCATTGTTATACCGGGAATTCGTTTAAGAGCATCGCCGACATTGGAATCTGGGAAACGACCAATATGGTCTGCTGCTACCATATTGGTAATATTGCTGTTATTCTTTTCAATGCTGAGTGCTCGCGCCTGACCTTTGATTGCCTCACCTACAATAACTACCTCTCCAATTGTGTAAACTTCTTCCTTTAGTTGGATATTTAAAACGGTTTCCTTGCCTGCAATTACTTGGACAGGGGCTGTAAACTCCTCATAACCAAGATATTTAACACTTAACACATATTCCCCAACAGGAACATCAAGAAAACGATAACGCCCTGTCAATTCGCTTAACGTGTAACGGTTATCCTTGTCAAGCACAAGCAAAGCACTTGGAACACCAAGACCCATCTCATCTACTATTGTTCCGGCTATAGTTCCGGTATTTCTCTCAGCTGAGCCTCCTGGTGTATACGCAAAAAGTTGTACGGGCAATAGCAAAAGTGCCGCTACAATTGTTACAATCAAGTGTTGAAGTATATTTTTTCTTCTATCCACTTTAATTTCATTTGAGTTGTTACAACAACCTTGTATTAACAAGTTGTCGTGTTGTTTTTTTTCAAAGTTTTTAATTGATGTCATTGCAAAGTAAATTAGTTAGTTACATTTTATTTTAATTAGCTTTGTCCTTATTTTGTAAGTTCTGTTTACTTTTCAACAAAATCCCGTAAAATCAGAACCTTAGCAAAGTTGAGTAAATAAAAGAAGCTATCCTATACCATTACAAAAAGTTATTAATAACTTAACATTAAGGTTTCAAAAACTTAATCTTATCTTAATCATAAACACCAAGTTCTAAAGCGACATGTTAAACTAAACCTCTGTTTTATAATGCTTTGCGCTCAAGTGTCTGTTCGTTTTGTTATTATATATTCAGTATTTAAGTTAAATAACTAAACATCAAATATGAAGCTGAAACACATATTTATAATCTCACTACTATTAGTAGTTGCAGGAACTACAATGAAAGTCTATAAAGTGGGAAATGAAGTACCTGCGTTAATAACACTATTACTGGGGTCATTGGGTTTTTTGGTAACGCATTTTTAGTTTATGCACAAGATGACGAACAAATAGTTACATTTACAATTAAACCATTGAGGCTATATATTTTAATTAACAATGTGTTTTACTGGAAAAGAGAAGATTTTTATCCAAACGAAAATTTTAAAGTATGGATTAGCCATTAACTATGCTTAGCATATCTAAGTTGCTATATCTGATGAGTTCAGTAACGTTGGTTGAGCTTGTCGAAACCAACGTGCCTACGGTCACTGAGTCTAATCAAAGCGACCTAATATTTAACTTTCAATAATTTTTATCTCGTGTGTTAATTTTAAAAACTCTTTGTACATCGCACTAA
Encoded here:
- a CDS encoding TonB-dependent receptor, with product MTSIKNFEKKQHDNLLIQGCCNNSNEIKVDRRKNILQHLIVTIVAALLLLPVQLFAYTPGGSAERNTGTIAGTIVDEMGLGVPSALLVLDKDNRYTLSELTGRYRFLDVPVGEYVLSVKYLGYEEFTAPVQVIAGKETVLNIQLKEEVYTIGEVVIVGEAIKGQARALSIEKNNSNITNMVAADHIGRFPDSNVGDALKRIPGITMQADQGEARNIVVRGLSAALNSVTLNGGRVPSAEGDNRNVQMDLIPSDMISTIEVNKTLLPDMEADAIGGSVNLVTKAAPKKRVISANLATGYNPIRQGMTYVGGLVYGDRYFNDRLGAVLSLSYQDKDYGSDNIEAEWAKDKFDNAYIKQFEIRKYDVQRIRRSGSLNLDYVFNPEHKIEFNTMYNWRDDRENRFRHRQRKMSPVYDSVDNSIIGYKGELDRQTKGGIDNDRNKNRRLEDQRVLSVGMGGEHLLAPWLEARWSGSFARASEDRPNERYITYKSKKHNFTQDLSDGMFPKINTLDETDDGYSFDEVAEEKQHTHEDEYTAKLHFRAPLSIIKEQKGRLRFGTKLRFKEKVRDNNYFAYEFLGDANQYLFNAIPTNYYDDERFLGGRGYVPGRFASHEFLGQIPLSDTSLYKPEDVLAEYYAGNYNAREDIYAAFVRWDQNITKDFVIITGVRMEHTKIDYLGHTLIDDTKGEDVRDRNSYTNWFPNLTFRYQPTQKFTLRGAFSTSIARPNYYWLVPYTLINSDDEEISTGNAHLKSTYAYNYDLIASYYPAGISQISCGFFYKRLNNFIYKYATEAYSRNHFAQDFPELTNPIADSVTWRYSQYRNGDNVDLYGLEVSYTHKLEFLPWILRNLVVNANYTYTHSIANGITNEDGEVREDMPLPGTAPHTINASLAYEDKLVSVRVSFNFTNDYLDELGGSSFEDRYYGTQSFLDVNASVNLPKGIQIYAQANNLLNQPLYYYQGQSDRLMQIEYYLPSFILGLKWNF
- a CDS encoding acid phosphatase, with the translated sequence MKKVRLIQFLLLLSVSVFAVNVATAQKSRGVATQPVMQAFTQYDDFTPVTALDTLKKLTEDRFTFLIATDMNRYGHFGQREMGYVMGDVADAADAEFIAVTGDIFHYLGVQSVNDHIFISCFEEMYTHPELQIPWHITLGNHEYRGNTQAIIDYSQVSRRWEVPARYYSKSYTHEGVTIDMFYIDTPPIIDKYRNNPGEYPDACKQDRDAQLKWLDNALASSKAKYKIVLGHHPVYAETNKDICERDDMQRYVDPLLRKHKVDYYFSGHIHNFQAIRKQDSPVGYFTISSIASTRKVKPIEGTQFCSKEQGFAVVSVGKNDIAVYFLNNQAEIIFREKR